From a region of the Marinitoga hydrogenitolerans DSM 16785 genome:
- a CDS encoding RtcB family protein has translation MKIIRESPYIWRIKKYDNMKVDAIIFTDSKTINNSEYQEAINQLINVATLPGIVKAAYAMPDIHWGYGFPIGGVAAFDKDEGIISPGGVGFDINCGVRVMITPLNYKDIDIDIDKLIKEIYNEIPVGIGSRTKFKFSVKEMKNIIENGAYWAVSNNYGISEDLNNIEDSGKIIYADSKKISSEAIKRGSNELGTLGSGNHFIEIQKVEKIYDKEKAKEWGLFENQIVYTVHSGSRGLGHQVATDYIKIFRDNLKEWNKKIPDKQLINAPFNSQYGQDYFFAMNGAANFAFANRQVMGHQIRKIFKKIYNVNVKLLYDITHNIAKLEKHNINGKEMDLIVHRKGATRAYENQPVLIPGDMGTSSYILIGTAKSMKLAFGSSAHGAGRVLGRRQAKRRLNSSAVINELKEKNIHLIAKSKSTIVEEAPEVYKNIEDIVNIIEKIGISKKIAKLTPVGVVKG, from the coding sequence ATGAAAATAATAAGAGAATCACCGTACATATGGAGAATAAAAAAATATGATAATATGAAAGTAGACGCTATAATTTTTACAGACTCAAAAACTATAAACAATTCAGAATATCAAGAGGCAATTAACCAATTGATAAATGTAGCAACTTTACCTGGGATTGTAAAAGCTGCATATGCTATGCCAGATATACATTGGGGGTATGGATTTCCAATAGGTGGAGTAGCAGCGTTTGACAAAGATGAAGGAATAATATCTCCTGGTGGAGTGGGATTTGACATTAACTGTGGTGTTAGAGTGATGATTACTCCATTAAATTATAAAGATATAGATATTGATATTGATAAATTAATAAAAGAAATATATAATGAAATACCAGTAGGGATTGGATCCAGAACAAAATTTAAATTTTCTGTGAAAGAAATGAAGAATATTATAGAAAATGGTGCATATTGGGCAGTCAGCAATAATTATGGAATATCAGAAGATTTGAATAATATAGAAGATAGCGGTAAAATTATATACGCGGATTCTAAAAAAATTAGTTCAGAAGCTATAAAAAGAGGATCCAATGAATTAGGAACATTAGGTTCAGGAAATCACTTTATTGAAATCCAAAAAGTGGAAAAAATATATGATAAAGAAAAAGCTAAGGAATGGGGATTGTTCGAAAACCAAATAGTTTACACAGTTCATTCTGGCTCAAGAGGATTAGGACATCAAGTGGCCACAGATTATATTAAAATATTCAGAGACAATTTAAAAGAGTGGAATAAAAAAATTCCGGATAAACAATTAATCAATGCTCCTTTTAATAGTCAATATGGTCAGGATTATTTTTTTGCGATGAATGGTGCAGCTAATTTTGCTTTTGCAAACAGACAGGTTATGGGGCATCAAATAAGAAAAATCTTTAAAAAAATATATAATGTTAATGTAAAATTATTATATGATATTACACACAACATTGCTAAATTAGAAAAACATAATATTAATGGAAAAGAAATGGATTTAATTGTTCACAGAAAAGGCGCAACAAGAGCATATGAAAATCAACCAGTGCTTATTCCTGGTGACATGGGGACATCCTCATATATTCTTATAGGAACAGCTAAATCAATGAAATTAGCATTTGGCTCATCAGCACATGGAGCAGGAAGAGTTTTAGGTAGAAGGCAAGCAAAAAGAAGATTAAACTCATCTGCTGTTATAAATGAATTAAAAGAAAAAAATATACATCTAATAGCTAAATCTAAATCAACAATTGTAGAAGAAGCTCCAGAAGTTTATAAAAATATAGAAGACATTGTAAATATCATCGAAAAGATAGGAATATCCAAAAAAATAGCAAAGTTAACTCCCGTTGGTGTTGTAAAGGGTTAA